In a single window of the Osmerus eperlanus chromosome 4, fOsmEpe2.1, whole genome shotgun sequence genome:
- the mylk2 gene encoding myosin light chain kinase 2, skeletal/cardiac muscle translates to MGSVRSPTHSLSLPSLEAKVDDLSYKLDQFLSRGNGSCPICSTCSLHTSRWEAAERHLSDQSRLLERLEKRIDLMHNSLDGHVKDKVVEDRSQDGDPTEKQSIGGNLQQLRGQPMAESKRKKERKGTGETVMATVVVPSTVVSQKTQKTSITAKGDTPNQLDIGQQGKKLQTGTIHPKKGDESSMGGQPIRLNLQEVRCKPVAVTTAVTTVPYKTTPTLMTGKLDIQQARTQSHPSAHSKKGENGSASERPTVFTGGNSVEADTTNDLVIQQHGTKQQPLPASSKKGDRGSTSDHQIVENSQMGQLKAESRRSSGKDEAVVDATPNQSMQIPPKMGTTVTTVKPTVVISQLVPQKKYVLSVPTTTTTESSSLRHVHSCPESLQRLQCPGPVPPPVFLARGSSQEKSSSTVRGTGSGSCSASGIHIRVDAAAPDRTTPKTPPKTCYKVIDDVPPQPAPFLHRCVALRSNPPSDAFIIHSKEILGGGRFGKVHRCTEKLSVLKLAAKVINTRNSKEKEMAMNEVQVMNQLNHANILQLYEAFETKNQVVLILEYVEGGELFDRIVDESTPLTEVDAMVFVKQICEGIHYMHQMFVLHLDLKPENILCVNRTSHQVKIIDFGLARRYKPREKMRVNFGTPEFLAPEVVDFDFVSFPTDMWTLGVVTYMLLSGLSPFLGDDESQTLNNVLAVNWYFEEEAFEHISAEARDFISNLLIREKGGRLSAAKCLKHPWLNNISEKAKHNNIILKSQVLLKKYMAKRLWRKNYIAIAAANRFKKISSLGSLTSLGF, encoded by the exons ATGGGTTCTGTACGGAGTCCAACTCATTCTCTAAGCCTACCTTCTTTAGAAGCCAAAGTAGATGACCTTTCTTACAAACTGGATCAGTTTCTCTCAAGAGGAAATGGAAGCTGCCCTATCTGCTCCACCTGCAGTCTGCACACCTCTAGATGGGAGGCAGCCGAGAGACATCTTTCTGACCAGTCTAGACttctggagagactggagaagagaATTGACTTGATGCATAATTCCCTAGATGGGCATGTCAAAG ATAAGGTGGTGGAAGATAGATCCCAGGATGGAGATCCCACAGAAAAGCAGTCAATTGGAGGAAACCTTCAACAGCTCAGAGGCCAACCAATGGCAGAgtctaaaagaaaaaaagagagaaaggggacagGAGAAACTGTCATGGCTACTGTTGTTGTCCCATCAACAGTTGTCTCTCAAAAGACCCAAAAAACATCAATTACTGCAAAG GGTGACACTCCAAATCAACTGGATATTGGACAGCAGGGTAAAAAACTGCAAACAGGCACCATTCATCCCAAGAAAGGAGACGAGTCCTCAATGGGaggacaaccaatcagattGAATCTTCAAGAGGTCAGATGTAAACCAGTGGCTGTGACAACAGCTGTAACAACAGTACCATATAAGACCACACCCACTTTAATGACTGGAAAG CTGGATATACAACAGGCTAGAACACAGTCCCACCCTAGTGCTCAttcaaagaaaggagagaatggATCTGCATCAGAACGGCCAACTGTTTTCACCGGAGGAAACTCTGTGGAG GCTGACACCACAAATGATCTAGTAATACAACAGCATGGTACAAAACAGCAACCTCTACCTGCTTCTTCAAAGAAAGGAGACAGAGGTTCCACCTCAGACCACCAAATAGTTGAAAACTCCCAGATGGGACAATTAAAGGCAGAGTCTCGAAGAAGCTCTGGAAAGGATGAGGCTGTAGTGGATGCCACCCCTAATCAATCAATGCAGATCCCTCCAAAGATGGGGACTACTGTCACGACGGTCAAACCAACAGTAGTGATTTCACAGCTTGTGCCACAAAAGAAGTACGTACTGTCTgtcccaacaacaacaaccactgaGAGCTCTTCCCTTCGACATGTCCACAGCTGTCCAGAGTCATTGCAAAG ACTCCAGTGCCCCGGGCCTGTTCCTCCACCTGTCTTCTTAGCCCGTGGTTCTTCTCAGGAGAAGAGCTCCAGTACGGTGAGAGGGACTGGTTCAGGCTCATGCTCAGCCAGTGGAATCCATATCAGAGTTGATGCTGCCGCACCAGACAGGACCACACCCAAGACCCCACCAAAAACATGTTACAAAGTCATAG ATGATGTTCCTCCACAGCCAGCTCCTTTCCTCCATCGTTGTGTAGCTTTACGCTCCAACCCTCCATCGGATGCCTTCATCATCCACAGCAAAGAGATCCTTGGAGG TGGACGCTTTGGAAAAGTACACCGGTGTACAGAGAAATTATCTGTACTAAAACTGGCAGCCAAAGTCATCAACACACGAAATTCGAAAGAAAAG GAAATGGCCATGAACGAGGTGCAGGTGATGAACCAGTTAAATCACGCTAACATCCTCCAGCTCTATGAGGCCTTTGAGACAAAGAACCAAGTGGTGTTAATCCTTGAATA TGTTGAGGGTGGAGAGTTGTTTGATAGGATCGTAGATGAAAGCACACCTTTGACAGAGGTGGATGCCATGGTGTTTGTAAAACAGATCTGCGAGGGGATCCACTACATGCACCAGATGTTCGTTCTCCACCTTGACTTGAAG CCAGAGAATATCCTTTGTGTGAATCGCACCAGCCATCAGGTGAAAATAATTGACTTTGGTTTAGCAAGAAG ataCAAACCACGGGAAAAGATGCGTGTAAATTTCGGAACACCTGAGTTTCTGGCCCCGGAGGTGGTGGACTTTGACTTTGTCTCTTTCCCCACTGACATGTGGACCCTTGGAGTTGTCACATACATGCT CCTGAGTGGCCTGTCACCATTCCTGGGTGACGATGAGAGCCAAACCCTCAACAATGTCCTGGCTGTCAACTGGTACTTTGAGGAAGAGGCTTTTGAGCACATCTCAGCAGAGGCCAGGGACTTTATCTCCAACTTGCTTATCCGTGAGAAGGG GGGAAGACTCAGTGCTGCCAAATGTCTCAAGCATCCCTGGCTCAACAACATCTCAGAGAAGGCTAAACACAACAACATAATACTCAAATCCCAGGTCCTGCTGAAGAAATACATGGCCAAGAGGTTGTGGAGG AAAAACTACATTGCAATAGCAGCAGCCAACAGATTcaagaaaatcagcagtttgGGTTCTCTAACCTCTCTGGGATTCTGA
- the plagx gene encoding pleiomorphic adenoma gene X — protein MFQQQDHLKSHLQTHDSNRQVFQCEECGKQYNTQLGYRRHLVAAHTPAASLPSELPCQDGAASLLEQLGSHNDRPPPLEGATNPAVAVRERKYSCERCDRRFYTRKDVRRHAVVHTGRRDFLCPRCAQRFGRRDHLTRHLKKSHSQEAAPTPSGTPTTPTAPPTPITPCPVKEEPSPVACDMGPASKEPPEAFSMDMYNSYSMPNMANPGMGHHHSLMQGSLSTAIGVGRHMPPPSPHPHHHLQPQQQHQQAYGHMPRYQHGSTSYPRSDMESFLMDLQSGLPPHLTAAPSSTSSSASPQRDVLSEAQGGPGDPHLLSRSPALSTAELSCAANMDLGPLLGFLPFGLPPYSAHMSMGGLVMGYPSTSTSAASSSASTPPLSSQTPGPFTILQPPQAQVSQGPGPHHNQLPQGFSSPAMSTSNSLPRYYQAFQQ, from the coding sequence ATGTTCCAACAGCAAGACCACCTGAAGAGCCACCTGCAGACCCATGACTCTAACAGGCAGGTGTTCCAGTGTGAGGAGTGTGGTAAGCAGTACAACACCCAGCTCGGATATAGACGTCACTTAGTGGCTGCCCACACCCCTGCTGCTTCCCTTCCAAGTGAGCTCCCCTGCCAAGATGGGGCAGCCTCTCTTCTAGAGCAGCTGGGGAGTCACAATGACAGGCCTCCTCCATTGGAGGGTGCCACGAACCCTGCTGTAGCAGTCAGAGAGAGGAAGTACTCTTGTGAGCGCTGTGACCGACGTTTCTACACCCGCAAAGATGTGCGGCGCCACGCTGTTGTTCACACTGGTCGCCGCGACTTCCTCTGCCCACGTTGTGCCCAGCGCTTTGGCCGTCGAGACCACCTAACCCGCCACCTGAAGAAGAGCCACAGCCAGGAGGCAGCCCCTACACCCTCGGGTACACCCACTACTCCCACAGCTCCTCCTACTCCCATAACCCCATGTCCGGTAAAGGAGGAGCCTAGTCCTGTGGCATGTGACATGGGTCCTGCCTCCAAGGAACCCCCAGAAGCCTTCTCTATGGACATGTACAACTCCTACTCCATGCCCAACATGGCCAACCCTGGAATGGGCCATCATCACTCCCTAATGCAGGGCTCCCTTTCCACAGCCATTGGCGTGGGTCGTCAcatgcctcctccctcccctcaccctcaccaccacctccaaCCCCAGCAACAGCACCAGCAGGCCTATGGTCATATGCCCAGGTACCAGCATGGATCTACCTCATACCCTCGAAGTGACATGGAGAGCTTCCTCATGGACCTGCAGAGTGGATTGCCCCCACACCTTACAGCTGCCCCttcttccacttcctcctctgcctctccccagaGGGACGTGCTTTCAGAGGCCCAGGGTGGACCTGGGGACCCCCACCTCCTGTCTAGGAGCCCTGCTCTTTCCACAGCTGAGCTCTCCTGTGCTGCTAACATGGACCTGGGTCCTCTGCTGGGATTCCTGCCCTTTGGTTTACCACCCTACAGTGCCCATATGAGTATGGGAGGGCTTGTGATGGGCTATCCTTCTACCTCCACCTCTGCTGCCTCCTCTTCAGCGTCTACCCCGCCCCTGTCCTCTCAGACCCCAGGGCCCTTTACCATCCTGCAGCCTCCACAAGCCCAGGTATCCCAAGGCCCTGGACCCCACCACAACCAGCTACCTCAGGGGTTCAGCAGCCCTGCTATGAGCACTTCCAACTCCCTACCTCGCTATTACCAGGCCTTCCAACAGTGA